The genomic segment ACAGGGGCAAGGTTGCTTTAATTGCAGCGATAATATCGAGTTGTGTAAATTCGCGGTCTTGAGCGAATGCTTCGTACATCGCGGCAACTAGCGCCTGCTCAATTTCTGCGCCTGAGAATCCATCGCAAATCTTGGCTAACTGTTCGATATCAAATCGAGCAATTTCGCGACGGCGTTTGGCTAAGTGAATTTTGAAAATTTCCTGGCGTTCTTCTTCGGTCGGCAAATCGACAAAGAAGATCTCATCAAACCGTCCTTTACGGAGGAATTCACCGGGTAGGCGTTCGACGCGGTTTGCAGTTGCCATGACGAACACGGGTGATGTCTTCTCTTGCAGCCAGGTGAGGAATGAACCGAAGATCCGGCTAGAGGTGCCACCATCGGAGTCGGCTGAACCCGTACTCCCAGCAAACGCTTTATCTAATTCATCGATAAAGAGAATGGTCGGGGAAATGGACTCGGCTGTTTTTAGGGCGTTGCGGAGGTTCGCTTCAGAACGACCGACCATTGAGCCATCATAGACTCGACCCATATCCAAGCGAAGGAGCGGCAGACCCCACAGGCGAGAGGTGGTTTTGGCAATTAGCGATTTACCACAACCCGGTACCCCTAGAATTAACATGCCTTTAGGCTGCGGGAGACCGTATTCTCTGGCTCTTTCTGTAAATGCATTGGAGCGCTGCTTTAACCACCGCTTCAGCTCTTCAAGACCGCCCACGGAGTTGATGGTTTCATCTTCTTCGATAAACTCAAGAATGCCGTTGCGACGAATCAGTTGTTTTTTCTCGGATAGGACGATTTCCACTTCTGATTCAGTCAAGCGACCTGCGGTGACTTGAGCTTTGCGATAAACCTTCTCGGCTTCATCTTTGGTTAGCCCTAGGGCAGCTTTGAGAAGCTTTTCCCGGGCTTCGGTACTCAAGCGACGGCTACCGAGATGCTGCGATAAGACTTGATTGAGGGCTGCAATGTCCGGGAGGGGGAAGTCGAGAACGATGACTTCTTTCTCTAACTCAATCGGAATTTGCTGAACGGGCGACATTAAAATGATGGTCTTCTGCGTTCCTTTGAAGCTGGCGATCGCATCTCTGAGCCATCGCGTCACCTCTGGGGAATCGATAAAGGGATGTAAATCCTTGAAGACGAAGATTCCTGCATCCTTTACCGGTTGTCGAATCGCCCACTCAATCGCAGCTTGGGGAGAGACTGTATTATGCTGGGTGACATTGCGCGGTTGACCGTATTCAACAACGCCGTGGGTTACAGTCCAGACAAATACCCGTCTTTGGGGTTTACCGTGTGCGATTGCTGCAATTGCCTGCTCAGCCCGTTCTTCCTCTGAGGTCACGAGGTAGATTAGAGGGTATTGAGCTTGGATTAAGATACTTAGCTCTTCTCGCATAACCATCGACCTACTAGAAACGGTGCAGACATAAATCTCTGGGCGCTCCCTTCACCACTAGAAGAGGAAATCAATTCATTCTTCTGTTGGCTAGGAAGCGTTGACTAACACGGAACTAACTCTTCCTCTCCCTGATGGCTGGTGCTGTCAGATTGCACCCGCTTCACTGGAAGCTCTTCATCTGCCAATACGCTTGGCTGACCTTTAAGAGAAATCAGTTCGCCATCTCGGATGACCACTGAACTAGAGCATTCGGGACAAGCATGGACTTGATATGTTTGTCCGTGGGCATTCTCTACTTGCTCCAGAATTTCTGGGTGCTCTAGGTAGAGAAGGATTGCTCTTTCGACGATCGCCGACATTGCTTGTGAATCGACTGCCGCCTGGATCTTTAACCGACGATGGAGTTCTGGTGGAAGGTATAGAGTAACTTTTTGCTTTTCCTGCATATAACTCTCAGTCGTCCTACCCGGGTATGCTTTATCAGAGTATCGGGTCTTTTGGGGGCTGTCAAGATGGTATGCTGCCATGACAGCATTATTGTAATATTTCGTTACATCTGAAGATCGGGGCGATCGCTCAAAGCCAGTGAATGGTGGATTAATGGCATTCTTAATCCTGAGCGTGATTAAATTGCGATACCGCCCCGCATTGATAGCAATTGGTTGGTTTCTCGCCCTACTGCTGACCAGTTGTGCGGCAGTACAGCCCGAACGTCTCAGCCAGTATCGCAACACCCGTTATGGATTTGAATTCGCCTATCCCAGCCGTTGGCAACCCATCCCGCCGCCGGATAACTTTGACGGACAAGCCTTTCAAGACCCAGATTCCCCAGAAACCGAAATTCGGGGATGGGCAAGACAAATCCTCCCCAAACAGCCCAAAGACCCTCTGAAGCTTAACTTTACAACCGATCAAGGGCTGCAAGGCGAACTCCAGACCGAAATCGGTCGAGAAATCAGCACCTTAACATTAACCCTGCGCCAAGGGGCGATTCAATATATCTGGCAGGCGCGATCGCCCAACGATCGATTTGCCGAACAGTATCGTCTGTTTTATAACATCGCCCGTCAGTACCGCGTATTCCTAGAGGTGGAAAACTCCCCTTAAAGAATCATCTTTCTAGGAATCGAGATTGCTAGTATCGTATCGATTAAAGGAGTCACGAGCTAAAAACATGACAGGTGTTATCAACTCTCCCTATACCAGCGAGCAAATTGCCATTTGGCTGCGCGGTTTGTTAACCCTAGCGTGGGCGGATGGACATTTCGACGAAGAAGAACGGGAACTGATTGCTAGCATTACGCAAGATGAACTCGCCCCTTCTGTCAACCTCGATGAAGTCGAAACCATTACCCCAGAACAACTCGCGGCTGCCCTTAGCGAGGATCGAGTTGCAGCAGAGAACTTTTTAAGAACAGCAGTAATGGTTGCTGTCGCCGATGGAGTTTACTCTCCTAGCGAACACGAACTGCTTCAGCAGTTTAGTCAGGCATTAGGCTTCGATCCAGAAATTCTCAATGCCTTACGTTCCACCTATGACGGGCATTTAGCCGAGACTGACACGGGGTTGCACCCCCGTCAATCTCAATCTGCCGCAGACTTGTTGCACCCCGCCCGCGAATGGCTAGATGGTTTAGACGTGCGAGATCCGCGCGTTGCCCGGTTTTTGTGTAAATTAATTCCGCCCCAATGTCCTTTTGAGCGAGATGTGAAGCTGTTTGGACATAAAGTGGTGCATATTCCGGCAATGTGCAAACTCAACCCGCTTTACGACCAGCTTGTCGGCTTGCGCTTCCGCGCCTTATCTTATCTAGCCGATGATTGTGGCGAAGATGTGTCTCGCTATTGTTAGAACCGTTGCAAGTCCGCATCCCTACCCAGGTGCGGACTTAAGCAATTGCATTAGGAAGGATAGATGAGAATCTTGTAAGTTTCAGCAGTCGGGGCGCAGGCTTTTTCCACCGCGTCAGCCAGTTGACCGAGGGGATAGCGATCGCTAATCAGCGCCTCTACATCAATCCGCTTGTTAAACACAATATCAGCCGAGAGGGCTTGCAGGCGATAGGAAGAACTGTAACTCCCCATCAAATCGATTTCGCGGCGATAGAGAATATTCGGATTAATCGGAATTTCCACCTCATCCGGGAACTCGGCAAAAAACAGAATTTTACCGCCCTTGCGCGTGCAGTCCAACGCTTGGAAAAACGCCTTATCGCTAGGCACCGCCAACAGCGTTGTATCCACCCCTAAACCTTGGGTTAATGCTTGAATTTTAGCGGGCAAATCGCGATCGCGCGCATCAAACGCCGCCTCCGCCCCCACAGAAAGCGCCTTTTCAATCCGAGAGGGGAGTAAGTCCGTGGCGATCGCTCTTCCCCCAAAATAGCGCACTAACATAATAAACATTAGCCCAATCGGCCCGGCCCCCGTCACCAGCACCGTTTGTCCCGGCCCAATTTGCGCCTTCTTCACCGCCTTTAAGCAGCAATTGGTGGGTTCTACAAAACTGGCTTGTTCAAAACTCACCCCATCGGGAATCGGAATTAAGCCACCCTGACGGACAATATGCCCAGGAACCTTCACATATTCCGCAAACCCGCCGCCACTCGGCGCAAAGCCAGCAGTCGTCGTGATATTTTTGTACGTCTCGCACATGGAAAAATTGTCATTGAGACAATACTCGCAATGCATACAGGGAATATGGTGCATCACCACCACCCGCTGTCCCACTTGCCAGTTTTGCACCGCTTTTCCCACAGCGGAAATCACACCAGCCGTCTCATGACCAAAAATGCGCGGGGGTTCGTATAGGGGATAGCGAATCTTCTTAATATCAGATTGGCACAAGCCCACGACACGCACTTGTACTAAGACTTCATCATCAGCCAATTCTGGAATCGGAAGTTCTTCGTAACTCAGTTGATTAACGCCTCTAAAAACCTGTGCTTTCACGCTCTTTTTTTCACCACGCAAGAATCGATCTTAGATTTAACATAGATTCGCCCTCAGAAGATGGGGGGAAGAAGGGAGTTGGGAGTTAGGAGTTGGGGGTTGGGGGAAGAAGGGAATTGGGAGTTGGGAGTTGGGGGTTGGGGGAAGAAGGGAATTGGGAGTTGGGGGGAAGAAAAAATAGGAAGACTTGATAACTGTTAACTCAGCACTCTCTTCCCCACTCGGAACTCGGAACTTTGCACTCTTTTCCCCACTCAGCACACCGCTACGCGGAAGCTAAAGCAACAGCACTTTACACTCAGCACTCTTTTCCCCACTCAGCACTCAGCACTTTACACTCAGCACTCTTTTCCCTACTCAGCACTCAGCACTTTACACTCAGCACTCTTTTCCCTACTCAGCACTAAAGAAAGAACCTAACAGATAACCAAGGGTACACAAGCCTAAGCCGTAGAGATTTAAGCCTAAGTCTTCAGCATATCTTCCGGCACCTACATCAATCCAGAGGGGAAAGATACGCATATTGAAGGCATTTTCTAGGACTCTGAGAACTCCGAAGATTAAACCGGGACAAAAGGCTAATAAGAAGCTGAGTTGTCTGGCGGTAGGGATGAAGGCGAGGAGGAAAATGGGGGCTAATCCCATCACCATTGTGCCGCTAACGGTGGTTGCTAGGATAATGGCTGGGCCAATGCGATCGCCTAGGTAGATACTGAGTAAGGGAACATTGCCTAAAATCGCGACGGCGATCATTGCCCATCGTCCAATATAGGCTTGATTGGCGGTGGGTTGACCGCGATGATTTGACCAATCTCTAGCTGCGAGTTTCGCTACGCTGGAGAAGGTGGAATCTAAGGTAGACCCTGCACTGGTGAGCATAATGGCATTAAACACCAGTAGCATTGGCAGTCCGACAAAAGCAGGTACGCTTAAGGCGGGAGAACCTTCAATCCCAAACCGTAAAGCATACAGTCCAACAATGCTAAATAAGAGGATAAATCCACCGCTAATTAGGCCGGCGAGGATAAACCCGCGCACCATAATTTTAGGGGAAGTAATGAAAGCGCGATCGGTTAAAACTGGATCGTGGAAGGGATAGCTGAGGACTTGCACTA from the Desertifilum tharense IPPAS B-1220 genome contains:
- a CDS encoding AAA family ATPase gives rise to the protein MREELSILIQAQYPLIYLVTSEEERAEQAIAAIAHGKPQRRVFVWTVTHGVVEYGQPRNVTQHNTVSPQAAIEWAIRQPVKDAGIFVFKDLHPFIDSPEVTRWLRDAIASFKGTQKTIILMSPVQQIPIELEKEVIVLDFPLPDIAALNQVLSQHLGSRRLSTEAREKLLKAALGLTKDEAEKVYRKAQVTAGRLTESEVEIVLSEKKQLIRRNGILEFIEEDETINSVGGLEELKRWLKQRSNAFTERAREYGLPQPKGMLILGVPGCGKSLIAKTTSRLWGLPLLRLDMGRVYDGSMVGRSEANLRNALKTAESISPTILFIDELDKAFAGSTGSADSDGGTSSRIFGSFLTWLQEKTSPVFVMATANRVERLPGEFLRKGRFDEIFFVDLPTEEERQEIFKIHLAKRRREIARFDIEQLAKICDGFSGAEIEQALVAAMYEAFAQDREFTQLDIIAAIKATLPLSRTMSEQVTALRDWARQRARPAASSVAEYQRLEF
- a CDS encoding DUF533 domain-containing protein yields the protein MTGVINSPYTSEQIAIWLRGLLTLAWADGHFDEEERELIASITQDELAPSVNLDEVETITPEQLAAALSEDRVAAENFLRTAVMVAVADGVYSPSEHELLQQFSQALGFDPEILNALRSTYDGHLAETDTGLHPRQSQSAADLLHPAREWLDGLDVRDPRVARFLCKLIPPQCPFERDVKLFGHKVVHIPAMCKLNPLYDQLVGLRFRALSYLADDCGEDVSRYC
- a CDS encoding zinc-dependent dehydrogenase; its protein translation is MKAQVFRGVNQLSYEELPIPELADDEVLVQVRVVGLCQSDIKKIRYPLYEPPRIFGHETAGVISAVGKAVQNWQVGQRVVVMHHIPCMHCEYCLNDNFSMCETYKNITTTAGFAPSGGGFAEYVKVPGHIVRQGGLIPIPDGVSFEQASFVEPTNCCLKAVKKAQIGPGQTVLVTGAGPIGLMFIMLVRYFGGRAIATDLLPSRIEKALSVGAEAAFDARDRDLPAKIQALTQGLGVDTTLLAVPSDKAFFQALDCTRKGGKILFFAEFPDEVEIPINPNILYRREIDLMGSYSSSYRLQALSADIVFNKRIDVEALISDRYPLGQLADAVEKACAPTAETYKILIYPS
- a CDS encoding Na+/proline symporter — protein: MWVATFTWALLLGYGFFIYRVVQVTTPNQVSASEFFQGESAQGKPPGLWLLAASAAITWVFAKSIDNAASLGGSLGIAGGVGYTLYYLSFGTAAIALYFLRVRGGYHSVSEFLVSKYGGFCAKLFLVAIAIRLINEVWSNTKVFSLYFGAEGSPSYWIAASLVTAFTVYYSLLGGLRSSLLTDGAQMILAAVLLVVILIALGPGLVTQGLPVVDTDTHLAGLTFCGLALVQVLSYPFHDPVLTDRAFITSPKIMVRGFILAGLISGGFILLFSIVGLYALRFGIEGSPALSVPAFVGLPMLLVFNAIMLTSAGSTLDSTFSSVAKLAARDWSNHRGQPTANQAYIGRWAMIAVAILGNVPLLSIYLGDRIGPAIILATTVSGTMVMGLAPIFLLAFIPTARQLSFLLAFCPGLIFGVLRVLENAFNMRIFPLWIDVGAGRYAEDLGLNLYGLGLCTLGYLLGSFFSAE